From a single Streptomyces sp. NBC_01264 genomic region:
- a CDS encoding Rad52/Rad22 family DNA repair protein, which produces MSALTDPQLKILLAPVNPKRVGQTRGLAHMEAWDIRRQLIRLFGFGGYSTETLALDLVAERETKQGDRSRWTVVYRAQVRLTIYDTDGKQLGFWDDGAAGDSVNQPSLGDAHDMAMKTALSQALKRCATNLGDQFGLSLYNDGSPEPVVHWSAAHPPKPVTDEPAQPMPALDADPPVKPEPQAEPQRDETPQPAPVAEERPRPRAVPQPAPDPDEREAALAAMWDAAKQANFTDGLPAQFASAFGHPIEDGTADEFMQARQLIVGSAAA; this is translated from the coding sequence GTGAGCGCACTCACCGATCCACAGCTCAAGATCCTGCTGGCGCCCGTCAACCCCAAGCGCGTCGGCCAGACCCGCGGTCTCGCCCACATGGAAGCCTGGGACATCCGCCGCCAGCTCATCCGTCTCTTCGGCTTTGGCGGCTATAGCACGGAGACCCTCGCCCTCGACCTCGTTGCCGAGCGCGAGACCAAGCAGGGCGATCGCTCCCGCTGGACCGTCGTCTACCGGGCCCAAGTCCGGCTCACCATCTACGACACCGACGGCAAGCAGCTCGGCTTCTGGGACGACGGCGCCGCCGGCGACTCCGTCAACCAGCCCTCCCTCGGCGACGCCCACGACATGGCCATGAAGACCGCCCTGTCCCAGGCCCTGAAGCGCTGCGCCACCAACCTCGGCGACCAGTTCGGCCTGTCGCTGTACAACGACGGATCCCCGGAACCGGTCGTGCACTGGTCGGCAGCGCACCCGCCGAAGCCCGTCACGGACGAGCCGGCCCAGCCGATGCCCGCCCTTGACGCCGACCCGCCCGTCAAGCCCGAGCCGCAGGCGGAACCCCAGCGCGACGAGACCCCGCAGCCGGCGCCCGTCGCCGAGGAGCGTCCCCGGCCCCGCGCCGTACCCCAGCCCGCACCCGACCCCGACGAACGCGAAGCCGCCCTCGCCGCCATGTGGGACGCAGCCAAGCAAGCCAACTTCACGGACGGCCTGCCCGCCCAGTTCGCCTCAGCCTTCGGACACCCCATAGAGGACGGGACCGCCGACGAGTTCATGCAGGCCCGCCAACTGATCGTCGGGAGCGCAGCTGCATGA
- a CDS encoding zinc finger domain-containing protein, translated as MIDYEGIGMLLGLAAARDQRTVGDADNLAWHADLNTAGITYAGAEEAITRFYVDQATLPVDERRRITTPDVISLARKIRTERLKNFTYEPPPGDHDPHYLARRRDQILSIADGRVPAPLDQPALTGDPGPQFAALLAGVGRDVPDEEAAPNPVKRRGPLGVACPSCGSAIGRPCRAPSRNGNKGRERAPHSARETVSAGGQLSDPAAMQAEADRRRAASALRLQQLADLEGEAS; from the coding sequence GTGATCGACTATGAAGGCATCGGGATGCTCCTCGGTCTCGCCGCTGCCCGCGACCAACGCACCGTCGGAGACGCCGACAACCTCGCCTGGCACGCCGACCTCAACACCGCCGGCATCACCTACGCCGGAGCCGAAGAAGCCATCACCCGCTTCTACGTCGACCAAGCCACCCTGCCCGTCGACGAGCGCCGCCGCATCACCACGCCGGACGTCATCAGCCTGGCCCGCAAGATCCGCACCGAACGCCTTAAGAACTTCACCTACGAGCCTCCGCCCGGCGACCACGACCCGCACTACCTCGCCCGCCGCCGCGATCAGATCCTCTCGATCGCCGACGGCCGAGTACCAGCTCCCCTGGACCAGCCCGCCCTCACCGGTGACCCCGGCCCCCAGTTCGCCGCACTCCTTGCCGGTGTCGGCCGCGACGTCCCCGACGAGGAAGCAGCCCCCAACCCGGTCAAGCGCCGCGGCCCCCTCGGCGTTGCCTGCCCCAGCTGCGGCTCCGCCATAGGCCGACCGTGCCGGGCGCCGTCCCGCAACGGCAACAAGGGCCGCGAACGCGCACCCCACTCAGCCCGCGAAACGGTCTCTGCCGGCGGCCAACTCTCCGACCCCGCCGCCATGCAGGCCGAAGCAGACCGGCGCCGCGCAGCCTCCGCACTCCGGCTCCAGCAGCTCGCCGACCTTGAAGGAGAAGCCTCGTGA
- a CDS encoding DUF4326 domain-containing protein, with translation MSPIRIHRPAVRGWKPPENTIYVGRGSIWETPYRWRTRNALARVPALDGSAWEYETRISANGHHHPYMHSDGRVTGHTSRYMTRRECVDLYRQALTAPTDRVMIWRYNPNGPGRITVDTVRAALAGYNLACRCALNQLCHADVLLEVANSVEAER, from the coding sequence ATGAGCCCGATCCGCATCCACCGCCCCGCCGTCCGAGGCTGGAAGCCCCCGGAGAACACGATCTACGTCGGCCGCGGCAGCATCTGGGAAACCCCCTACCGGTGGCGCACCCGCAACGCACTCGCCCGCGTCCCCGCCCTCGACGGCAGCGCCTGGGAGTACGAGACCCGCATCAGCGCCAACGGGCACCACCACCCGTACATGCACTCCGACGGCAGGGTCACCGGCCACACCAGCCGCTACATGACCCGCCGCGAATGCGTCGACCTGTACCGGCAGGCCCTCACCGCACCCACCGACCGCGTGATGATCTGGCGCTACAACCCGAACGGCCCGGGCCGGATCACCGTCGACACCGTTCGCGCTGCACTCGCCGGCTACAACCTCGCCTGCCGGTGCGCCCTCAACCAGCTCTGCCACGCCGACGTGCTCCTCGAGGTCGCCAACAGCGTCGAGGCCGAGCGGTGA